ttaattttcaCAGTTCAAGAAACAGTAGTTGTGGATTTGGGAACCTGTAATCATTAAAAACCCTCGACACAGTTCTAAACTAAAGTGCCATCATAAACTTCTTCATATTAAAGGGTCTCTGAATCCGAACCCACTTTATACACCATTTTCCCCATTAACAAATCAAAAGTTCACAGGATAACCACCACTGACAAAATCTTAAGATTTAATGTAAGTTGAAGCACTTCTTTAGAAAGTTAATGCTCTGGAGAGAGAAGACATTTTAATACGTGTGGTCATTCTCCAATGAAAGAAAATTGCATCTGCTTCCATTGTACGCTAGAAAACAGAATGGCCACCTAAATATATGTTTAACTCCTTTCTGTACTCCTCACTAGGCCTGGACTGTAAAGGACTTCCAAGACAGCTTAAAATCATGGTCAACACTGCAGCTGTTATATGCATTCATTAATCTATCCACCCACTACCAGTTTTTCAAACAGTTCTCAACAGGTTAGAACATATTATGGATTAGTAATGAGCAACAGGTACCTAATTTTGCAAAGGCACCATCCAAGAAATGTCAAATGTCAGGAAGTTGGTTCACCCCACCCTTGCTCCCAAGCAGGGCTTATCCTCTCCAGTCTCTATTGCACCCAAGGATGGCCCTATAACACACACCTAACAGACCTCATCTTTCTGTACAATTACATGTATGGACACCATGTggaatatttaacattttacaaagaaacacaaaaacttGATGTTTGAACTTAaatcataatttaaaacaaaaaaaaaaaaaaaaaaaatggtgtgtcCTTGCAGTTTATGGTCTGTCTTTTAAATAcctctgtagtgtgtgtgtgtgtgtgtgagagagagagaaagcaagaGAGCTCCTATTTGCACTTTGCCTTGCTTGTAAAGTCCCGAATCTCAAACATGGCCTTTCCTTCCTGTTCACAGTCCAAGTGAGACTGTCACAAATCCATACAAGAGTCACAGGTGCAGTAGTTCTGTTTACATGACATTGTTTATTAGTTCataaatttcttaaaataaaaagcaaagaaattaatGTCCAAAATTAGGAAGAGTAGTTTGCCACATTAGACAAACTACACACagttaaatttatattaaaacacaAGCCACAGACAAAGAAAGGGCACTTTTGAGTTCTCCGTTCCATGCTCTTGTACGCTTGGGCTTTTAAATTCAGCTTGCATGTGCTTCCAGCCAATGTGAGCCTTCACTGGGCCAAAGTCCAGCAGCAATCGATGGCAGCTTTGTAGCTAACAAAGTCAGTTTGCTGTGTAGCGCTACATCTCAGTGAGCTTTTTACCCCAGATGAAATGAATGTGCCCTAACAAGTCTCCCTGACTTTTTTATGGGCTGCTTATCCCCACCAAACCTCTAAGAATAAAGAAAGCTAAAGAAGGCCAGTCTTGCGTCTTGTTCTGTATACAGCCCATAATTCATATCGGCTGTGGGTCTCTGCTACAGAAtaaagaaaagggagaaagggGTTTGAAGGGAAACAAGCTAATGCCATGGAGCTCTCAGCTGGCTGCTGCACGAGCCATGAGGTCCTCCAGAGCTTTATCCTGGTCGTTGTTATGTACCAGTAGTACTTCTTTAATGGTGTCCCTCTCAAAGCCCATCTCTCCAAATCGAGTCATCAGTTGCAGAAACTGCAAAGCCTAAGAAGCAAAAGCAGACCAGCATTTGATCTTACAATGAAATTTGATCTTCAAAACACAGTAGGAGTTTCATCTTCATACTAATCAGGGTGTTATGTTTAGcaaattttacagaaattagATGTTATTACATAATCTGACAcattaaaaatcctttttataCAAATCATGTATCACTGTTTTTCCTATCAATATGAATCAAACAATCAGTATGAAACAAGTAAATGATTTGTTGGTACAAGCATTTGCCAAAGTTTGTGTGCATTATGCTATACATGATGTACGGATGCATTTGTGCTGGGGAGACTCAGATCTAATAAATCTTTTGGAAATGGTACGGGTTTGTACTTATAAGGATCACTCTCTAAGAGACGATTTGTATCCAaagatttgctccagtaaaaacatccagctatataaaataagcagatatataaatatttattcatttagctaataccTTTACTTACAGGCTAAGCTATACACTAAGAAGTTCATTCATAGTTCTTTTTGATTtgtcattaaacatttttcaagttCAAGAGAACAGTTTGTGAAGTATATAGTAAAAAGTGTGAACAATTTGACCATATAAAAACTGGAATAAGGCATAAAAAGCAGCACTGTTATATGGTTTATGAAAGGAATAATTAAGCACTTAATATGTGTATTTATCAGTGTTGTCATATTTCTCCGCAATATGTTTGTAAAAAAGTGTGCAAAATCATACAATACTCTCACCTTTTCTTCGGAACACTGGTACATCTCCAGGCACTCCTCCACCGTACTGGCATCAAAGCCCTGCTCGCACAGGCGACTATGTATGAACAGGTAGTCCAGCACCTGACGGGCATCAACAGAATGACACAGTAAGGAGAATGCAGACTAGGATGGCAGGAAGAGTTGGGGAAGCACAGCACTCGCACCTGTTCCACGTTCTGGCCTTGTCGCTGCATGGCCTTCAGCACACCCTCGTAGGAATAGCCCATTCCCACAATGGTCTCCACACACTCACGCTCGCTGGGCGACAGACTCAGCAGGGCCCTGCACCGACCCGCCATGCGATCAGTGGGCTCTGCACATGCTGACTGGGGAGAGGCTGCTGTAGGCACGGCATCAGGCTGCAGGATCAAGACAAAGAGGGACTGTCACAGGGTCACAAGACTGCCGAAACATTTTTCTTACGATGCTTCCTAGTTCTCCACTTCTGACAGCCCACTTCTGCCCATCAATtttcaaaactttaaaatactACGTTTTAGAACCATAAGTAATGAATACTCTTGTACCTCGTATTACAAACGTCTGACTTGCGACTCCAATGACACAGACGTTAAGTTTGCTTTCaacttacattttattcaccttTCTCACCTTTCTATTTTCTAAATTCTCCCTGCTGCAGAATGAAAAGGGCCTGCAGTTCCACTTTCTATCGCAACAAAAATATGCTCCGATGGAATAGATGCTGACATGTTTATGGTTTCTTCCTTCAGTTCAACAGAGTTTTGTAACCACCAGCTACAAACTGACTTTCGGTCCCAGCTGCATTCATAAGGTAAGGCACTCTTCTTTCACCTCAGTACTaataaggaaaatatttttgtccctCAGCATGTAGAACATTCAGTGCTACTAAAGAGTAAACATCTACCGAGACAAAATCTTTGTGGAAAATATCAACTCACTATATGACGCAGCAAGGACACAGAATATCCTATTTCACACAAAAGGTTATACTATACTGAGCatcatatttctttaaaattacacatacacacacacacacacacacacacattgcctgaaccgcttgtcccatgcagggtcacggggagccggagcccaacccggcagcacagggcataaggctggagggggaggggacatacccaggatgggacgtcaatccgtcgcaaggcaccccaagggggacttgaaccccagacccaccggagagcaggacccggtccaactcactgtgccactgcaccccccttctttAAAATTAGTTGGTTTAAATAATGCTGAGGTccaattttagttttttagtCTCACGCACTCACATTTGATTAAATATGCCATATTATAAAATGATTAAGCATGATGAAAGTATTACTGATGCTGACAAAAGGGGGGTAAATCAAGTGTTCAATTCACCTGTTTTAGAGTTTCACTGTGCATGCGGCTATGGTGCTGCTGACAGCTCTCGTTTTGGGAAGTCACCTGTGGAAAGCCTGGAGGAATGCCGTTGGGGAGACTGCACTCAGGGCTGGGAATATAGCTCTTAGACTCAGAGGAGTCAACAGGGTCAGAGAGCTTAGGGAAGGTGAGTGAGCGGATGTTACAAGGACGGTCCGTCTCCAGTTGTCCCACCGGAGTGCCTCCAGGCCTGTCCACTTCCAAGAGTGTCACCAAACCATTGGGTTTGTGGAAGCCACCTGGCTTGGCCAGCTCTGGCTCAGTGCTGCATTGCACTACCCTGGGCTGGAGTGGGGTGCCCAATTGCACCTGCAGGATGCTACGCAGCTCCTCTTTGTCATCCAGTGTCTTGAGTTCTAGCTTGTCAAAAGGGTCTTCTTCGCGTTCAAAGTCTGCCAAGTTAAGGCTCTGTGAGGGTGGAGGGCTCGGGTGGCGTACAGGACCAAGACTGGGGGCTGGCAGTGGGGTGAGGATAGCATTATGCATCAGGCCTGCCAGCACAGGGTTAAGCGCTGGAGGTGGGGGTTCTTTTTCATCCGAGGGGTGGCATGGTTTCCTGTCACCGGGGCCTCCACTTTGGTCCTGCAGTACAGCCGTCTGCTCACTTTTCCTGGTGTTTGTGCAGACAATGTCAGCCTGCAGCTGCGCCTTCTGCTGGGCCTTGCGGGCCTTGGTCAACTCCTCGCCCCACTGCACACTGCGCCGCTCTAGAGAGAAGTCATACTGCTGGACAGAAAGGAGGGAGACAATCAACGTGGCTGTCCAGTATTTTATCGATTAAAAAGCAGCAGGTAGATTTTTTGGTAATATTTAAAATCcagctacatttacatgaaaattatgcaaaaactgttttattcatCAGTTTTCCTTCCTATTAGCAGTTTTACCCCCTACTCAGCTGTGCTCACTGTCCTCAgaagaatgaaaaattttactttattcacaaacacaaaacacatttactacCTGTAGAACACTATTAAAATGCTCATGTCACAGATCATTTCTGTAATCCTGAATGAGTAAACGAACGGAATATTTTGAACTGAACCGTCCTGTAGTGATACACAGGGTCCTCATgttaaacatttgtttgtatcttcaaaaatttgaaagcgcaaacatttcaaagatttACTTTTTATTGCACTTTCTTGCCTGATTCATAAAATTTTCTGTTGCAGAGGAAAATTACCACTGTTTCTATGCCCATACATTAGTTGACAcactaaaacaaaacaggagTTTGGGACCATTTATATTGAACTGCCTTCCATAATGCCTTCCCGCACTACAATCTGTCTGATGTTTGAGAGTCTGTGATTAACAGCAGGATGATgacaatttaaatgtattttaatgtacagGTGGCCCTCAGCTTACAAAGTTTCATTCTGATGACGACACTAAGtcgaaaaaaaatccacttatATGAACTATAAGGACATATATACAAATACTACATTGTATAATGGGCTTtgatatatatttcatatatcctgtgtatttgatatttttgcAGGTGGCTAGTAATTGTAGGCAGCTGGTGGTAAGTGAGGAGGCATGGCATTGTTAATTAGGTTAATTTAAGCTTTTGGAGTACTGCATTTTCAGTTCTTGTTGGCAGGTGTGCAGCTAATCCAGGATTGTTTGAGACTGTGAGGGTACTGTATTTGAAGGTATAGATGAGGCTGTGGTTTAATTGGAgtagttgagtttgtggagttgctgtATTTGTTCAGAGTGATGGGCATCTGGGTGTGGAGGAAGGGTTGGAGGGTCTTGGATGCCccactgcactgttgagccttccagaGGTGTCGTGGGCCCAATTCAACGAAACATCGACGAAAGAAGGCGTtcacttgacaacctcagtgaaatacccatgttggtaccctgtggttttGTTGGgtagggaaggaagttaagATTCTTGGGCTTGAGTCATGGAGGTATATGCTGGAAAtcctggatgttgttctctgtgacTTCACAatgatgttggttggactgggtccttgtgtacatccgttgtaatatatgcatggggtgtaacatttCATCCTGTGTGTCTTGAATGTCatgaatttcacacattaatCATATTAAAACAACACTAACAgaataatacagtattatactTTCATGCTATGCTATTCATGCTGTGCCATTAtcttcacttttatttctaaatcttttgctgtttcttttcagcaccaccagaatactcttttttttgcttacagccgttttaaacaaaaatgaacaaaatgcaatTGTTGCTGGACACCCAAACTCTGATCAGCAGAAGTCATTAAAAAGCAGATGGAGATGTCATTGTCTGAACTCAGAAATAATATAAGGTTAATAGGACGGCTGTCTTATGTCCAAATGGTCATAACTAACAATTTGTTTTCATATAACTATCTGAGACCATTACTGACatgttaataaatgaaacaactTCTGGACTACTAAGCTTTTCATTGTACAGATAATAAAGGAAGTTGAAAATTGCCACCAGTTGACAAACATTGCACATGCCTATAGGAGGACTCTATCAACCATCAAGACTGATTAGGAAATTGTGGAAATTAGATTTTATCCAAACTCATTTTAAAGTTGCTTGATAAGTTAAAGACTTCCATTTGCACTTCTGATCATAGGTTGAAAAACCAGTGTATATGACATTTTCAAACaaatctgaaaactcacttatttttacttttattagaGATGTCTTCCAAATGTGTATTTAGATGTACCAGAAGTGACTGAGCCAAATTAACATCAACACTGAACAATGTTCTCCCTGGGTTTTCATGACTTTCCTCTGGGTACCCCAagttcttcccacagtccaaagatgtgtttcagatgaaatggTGAAGTCCACAACATGTAATTCACTAGTGAGGATATTTGGTCCCCCCATCATCCCAGTCTGTCCACATTTGAAGGTACTAGTGTTGCCGAAGAGATACAGATAAAATGATCACCTACTCAGTGTCCATTTAATAACGtcaaaaaacagcaatattaaCAACACGAAGTGCTGGTAAACACCTTAAGAACCGAGCCTATGACAGTCACTTTGTATTCAGGCAGGTTTGTCTGCATCTCTTAAAATTCACCACTTGCTGTAGAGATGGTTTCCATGTTACGCAATATGCGACTTCAGTAAACAGGGCTTACgtaaaacggggggggggggaacacctAAGGGTCAATGACAGAAATTCAGAGCTATGGAAAATTTCAGCTACTGTTTACATTAACACTGCTGCCATCTTGTGTTGGTGTCATACAAAACGGTTACATGCTGGCCTATCATCGAGTCAGTTACGCTTTGGTCTTGCTGCTAATTTGTCATGGAAATAATGTCACTTGTTGcttaaatattttcttgtgcATTCCATTGTTGTGAAACAAATGAATGGAAAGAGGCCATTGGGTGCTGCTAGCCCATAGCCCATGCAAAAACCAAAACTGATATGGAGATTAAAATGAAGATgatcaaaaaaattacaaaggtGGACAAAGCTTATTGGCAATAGCATGTGAACTTGGTTTCTCTATGTTGAAAGTTAACATCATCGTGAAAGTTGCTGTCCGCATAAAATCATGTGTAAGGATCAGCCTCAAAAACTTAAACAATAGTAATAAAACTCCATTCTCATGCCATacaacattttttatatttttcatatctACAAACATATGGTACAGTAACATACCATTATACAACATACATTAAGACAGTaattattaaatgcaattttcaatGTGATAAAACTAAAATTTTCAAACATGtgcactgacatttaaaaaaaatgaatacataaatcaTGCTGTGTGATTAATGGGTTGGGTCAAATACTGACTTGCATAAGGGTTCCCGGAACGCGAAGTCAGAAACTGTCTCTATATTTAGGCAGTACAAGCATCCTTTGTATGAAAGAGTGCAATTCAATACTGAATTCTCAGAAAAACTCATTACcatttatttaaactgtaaaattttgCATCCCTGATTCACTTTTCCCCCATTCATCCTTTAACTTAttactgttttgcatttattttagggttagggacagAATACATCTTATTCTATTTTGTTAGGCAATGTGGCATCATCATGGGTTGCTCATAGCACCTTCCTCAGTCTGTACAGTGGTTGCTTGTTCTCTCAGTTTGTGTAGGAGACCTCTGGTTGTtatattgtaatgtaatgtaattgtaatattgtaatttaagtACTGACagttattgtaaattgcttttgagcTGCAGtgcaatattattttcttttttatggtaAATCACTTGGAGGGTCAGCTTATAAAGGCATTTGGAAGAAAATatgagttacaaattttaaaGATAGGAAAATCTcagtttacttatttttaaaatgcattttgtttgccattttctaaaatttctgcttcATATCGAAACTGGACCTGCTTCTTTGAAACGCTGTTCAATTTTAaaggttattttaaaaacatggaacaaaaagaaaattttaataacAGTGATAtcaccaaaatgtttttatagaaaatattaaagccatagaggggggtgcagtggcgccgTGGGTTgcaccacggtcctgctctccggtggtttggggttcaagtcccgcttggggtgccttgcgacggactggcgtcccgtcctgggtgtgtcccctccccctccggccttacgccctgtgttgccgggttaggctccggttccccgcgaccccgtatgggacaagtggttctgaaaatgtgtctgtgtgcgtgtgtattaaAGCCATTGTTTATTAAGTACTATCCAACCACAAACTGGGAAAACACTATGTTAAGGGGGGAACGACAATACCTAAGCGCAACTCAGGGCTGACTTACCTGTGCTTCAGAGAGCACTGGGTTGCATTCAGGAAGACAAAACCCAATAGGCAATCCCACTTTTGCAGGACATCGGAATTTGTCATTGAGCTTAAAGGGAACGTCATCCAGATAGCTGATGGGTCCTGGATGTAGAGGTGGAGACGAGGACATGTATAACACATGCAAAAGAACTATAAGCACACTTCCCCCAAAATTTTACAGAGCACACTCAACATGCACTTAACAGATACGTTCCATTCGAGTTTCGAAATCTGTTAAGCAGAAACCAATTCCATTCATTTAACTGGGGTAAATTACTATGAATTTCTAGACCACGTcacaccaatttatacagcagcataCTATACCATAGACATACCGTAGGGTTTTTTAAGATAGGGTGAATGGACCTCTTTGGAGTCAGCAGATGGATTTCAGAGGGTCCACAAAAGTGTTGTACTGAACACCATCGtagtaaataaaagttaatttaaaaatgaataaatattgcaGTTCTACTGGGATCGTATTCCCTTGGGTCTAGATCAATTTGAGCTTCTTCACCTCAGTCAGAGATATTTGACACTGGACTCCAATTCACCTGTTAAGTATCTTAAATCTCTAAGAGTCATTCCAGTGTTGCGTATTCGTTCTTGCTATTAGTTAGGTCGGGGTGTAGCTACTTCATACCGTGGGGCGAATGGTGCCTGCTGCGGACTGGTTTTGTACACAACATACTTAAAatgtttgacctgctgaagcatttccatgtatctcccctcctcgtctctctgcattggcttcctatagctcccCGGCTCAAATTCAACACTGTGGTTATGGCCGACAAAAGCATAAACGGAACTGCttccagatatctacaagacctgatcatcctttacaccccaaccagactgctatgctcctccacctcagcccacttggtggtctcacaaacaaaaggtccaaaagcacaaaggttttctgttctggctctgatgtggtggaacaaccttcccctctcacttaaaactgctgaatctccctctacatttaaaaagggtctaaaaactgatgtcttccagactcactgctcccatgatctcttaagttcatatagAGTGTAAATGATCATGCTCTGTAACTTTGAGATAACTGTTGAATATCAgctaaaccttcacacagctactcatataatgtaaatgtttataataaaaaacctttatacagctactcacgtaatgtacattggttcatatggtggaaagtaactgcactttagaatcacacacctgcatctaagtgtctctttctgctaatgtaatgtacatctcccagaaaatgcaatatgtatatcacttcagagaaaagtatctgctaaattcataaatgtaaaaataatgttagaCAATTACTAGTAATGTGGGAAAGCACTATTTATTGTCGTTATAAGTTAAAGCTATATTCACCTGTATTCCTATAGTACTGTATACTGATTCAGTACTGTTCTTTGTAGCCTGTGCATTTGACTCCCTTGTACTATAACTGCAAACTCAGCAATTCTGAAACGATAAACATAAACCTACAAAAAAGCACCACTATCGCATCATTATAccactgcagtttatttatgTTGCCACTTGCTTCCTGAAGTCTGAAACTGTTTAGCTTGAACAACTATAACAAAGTGtggggtgagtgactgtgtagTAGCAATCTTCAGAACAGCACTCAAATGTGTTGTGGCACTGAGAGCAACACTATCATGCTACCTTGGCTGTGGCATCAGTGCTGCTAACAGACAGACTCTGGAACACAGCACTCTATTTGTCCCAGCAGCAAATTTTGACAATAGCATATAGAATTAAACTCTACATTTTTGAACTTGAGCAGCAAGTTCGTGTCCGTAATTGAGAGTCATGTAGTGTAGTAACCAACAGGAGAATTGTGCTGTCATTACTGACCTACGTACACTGCTGTGTGCTCTGGAGTTTTGGCTAGTAAGTACATGTATGTTAAGCAGAGGTTGGGTTACTTTCTATCAAAGGAAACCACTTATTTTtaggagaaaataaaacataaaaatataaaaagaaaattaagacaacattttgtacagtttaaaaatatttcggACAACAGATGTTGATCGCTCATGTCTCACTGGAACATACCAGTGTTGTGGATGTCTGATCCAGGCCTCCTTGCAGCCATTTAGAGCCTAAATCAAGAAAAGATGACTAACATTAGAACACAAATACTTTTGAATAAGTGAAGACAGTAAAGTGCACATCAACATGTAATAGTTACTAAAAAGCTGAAATGGAATACATAGGAATTAACTGGTGCCTAACAAAGACACTGAAGTGAGAAGTGAAAATAAGCACAGTTGGGTTGACAACAGGATTAAAGGCAGCTAAACGTGTATATAcctataaattaattttcagatgACTGCACCTCTGGAGACCAGTCTCTCAAAGCCCTGTAATTTGCTGACAACGCTGCTGTTATTGGTCTTATCTCCATGCAGACAAGTTCATATACAGGAATGAAGTCACTCAAGTATCACACTGTTGTAGTCGTCACTAACTACAACTCAATGTCCAGAAGTCAATGGAAATGACAAGAAACCTCACCTCTTGCTTGTCCTAAATTGTTCTATAGTCTGCACCACCAAGCCATTTAAGTTCCTAGGCAGCCTAATCTCCTAAGACCTCAGGTGGAATGACGACATCACGTCAGTCATCAAGAAGGCTACGAGAATGTTCTTCCTTCAAACAGCTGAAGAAATCAAAGGTTCCTCGGGCAATAATGGTGCAGTTTTACACAGCCCCTACAGAATCGAAGTTAACAATATGCATATCTATCTGATTCAGTGCTTCACTGGAACAGTCCAAGGGCAGGTTGCAACATGTCAGTCAATCAGCTTGaatggaaaaatggaaatatgtcAGACTTTGTTCATGGCAATTTCTAggggtgccaataattgtgtgtatttgtgtgtatttttagaaatttaatttaaggATTTCTTATAGCCTTTTTTTGGTCATCTTTAGCAAGACTGCCAATAATTCTGGAAGGCATTTTATGCATTACTTGAGTAACATTTCTTTCCTGGTTATGCCAAGTTTTTGGTGTGACTATGACCTGTGCTGATGGGTGGTattttgaaaaagttaaaaagttaTTGTGTCAAGAGGCACCAACAGTCTTTTGCTCATTGTTAAACCCCAGTCATTCCAACAATGGCAACAGACATTAGACAGACGTTAGATCTGTGGAGGTCTAAAAAGTTAAGCAAGATACCATTTCTCTTGTCAGTGGACCATAGACCGTAactatgaaacattttttccccttgcaGTCTCTGCTTCATTGTACAATACAATGCATTCCTGAGACATGTGCAAAACATAACATGAATGCTGAAAgttacatttcaaatttaatttcaaagctTCTATCAGAACACTTTCAACAGTTATGTTGAAAACTATGTCA
Above is a genomic segment from Scleropages formosus chromosome 5, fSclFor1.1, whole genome shotgun sequence containing:
- the ubap1 gene encoding ubiquitin-associated protein 1 isoform X1 is translated as MAARRPGSDIHNTGPISYLDDVPFKLNDKFRCPAKVGLPIGFCLPECNPVLSEAQQYDFSLERRSVQWGEELTKARKAQQKAQLQADIVCTNTRKSEQTAVLQDQSGGPGDRKPCHPSDEKEPPPPALNPVLAGLMHNAILTPLPAPSLGPVRHPSPPPSQSLNLADFEREEDPFDKLELKTLDDKEELRSILQVQLGTPLQPRVVQCSTEPELAKPGGFHKPNGLVTLLEVDRPGGTPVGQLETDRPCNIRSLTFPKLSDPVDSSESKSYIPSPECSLPNGIPPGFPQVTSQNESCQQHHSRMHSETLKQPDAVPTAASPQSACAEPTDRMAGRCRALLSLSPSERECVETIVGMGYSYEGVLKAMQRQGQNVEQVLDYLFIHSRLCEQGFDASTVEECLEMYQCSEEKALQFLQLMTRFGEMGFERDTIKEVLLVHNNDQDKALEDLMARAAAS
- the ubap1 gene encoding ubiquitin-associated protein 1 isoform X2; protein product: MAARRPGSDIHNTGPISYLDDVPFKLNDKFRCPAKVGLPIGFCLPECNPVLSEAQYDFSLERRSVQWGEELTKARKAQQKAQLQADIVCTNTRKSEQTAVLQDQSGGPGDRKPCHPSDEKEPPPPALNPVLAGLMHNAILTPLPAPSLGPVRHPSPPPSQSLNLADFEREEDPFDKLELKTLDDKEELRSILQVQLGTPLQPRVVQCSTEPELAKPGGFHKPNGLVTLLEVDRPGGTPVGQLETDRPCNIRSLTFPKLSDPVDSSESKSYIPSPECSLPNGIPPGFPQVTSQNESCQQHHSRMHSETLKQPDAVPTAASPQSACAEPTDRMAGRCRALLSLSPSERECVETIVGMGYSYEGVLKAMQRQGQNVEQVLDYLFIHSRLCEQGFDASTVEECLEMYQCSEEKALQFLQLMTRFGEMGFERDTIKEVLLVHNNDQDKALEDLMARAAAS
- the ubap1 gene encoding ubiquitin-associated protein 1 isoform X3 encodes the protein MAARRPGSDIHNTGPISYLDDVPFKLNDKFRCPAKVGLPIGFCLPECNPVLSEAQQYDFSLERRSVQWGEELTKARKAQQKAQLQADIVCTNTRKSEQTAVLQDQSGGPGDRKPCHPSDEKEPPPPALNPVLAGLMHNAILTPLPAPSLGPVRHPSPPPSQSLNLADFEREEDPFDKLELKTLDDKEELRSILQVQLGTPLQPRVVQCSTEPELAKPGGFHKPNGLVTLLEVDRPGGTPVGQLETDRPCNIRSLTFPKLSDPVDSSESKSYIPSPECSLPNGIPPGFPQPDAVPTAASPQSACAEPTDRMAGRCRALLSLSPSERECVETIVGMGYSYEGVLKAMQRQGQNVEQVLDYLFIHSRLCEQGFDASTVEECLEMYQCSEEKALQFLQLMTRFGEMGFERDTIKEVLLVHNNDQDKALEDLMARAAAS